The Alosa sapidissima isolate fAloSap1 chromosome 8, fAloSap1.pri, whole genome shotgun sequence genome contains a region encoding:
- the piwil2 gene encoding piwi-like protein 2, translated as MDPNKPPFPGTPGAVHKPEEALIGRGRSLLLPPGDASFGRGRGFELMASAPGGQFGRGLIYPGSEPSTGLARGLPLPSDDGGMGRARGLFLQAVQPSVGLGRAALLHVEPSVMPTPLAQPAKPDSPQGMPSLQAEEEEMAKKSQEEVAVTTPGSSLVSMFRGMGIESSRTTWGRGIMPGVSRGARGDFGAEPVTPQVGVSSAIGSEGDGPVKEEMGRGSSWLGRGLVGAGRATVPTMGIGRGPTSSSMLPPGPAAISAGLSPPLTGSPPKEPPMHPEGSPPKAPLQMEASREPLQKAGTKGNPVRVGSNYIAIGCKNDAVYQYHVTFTPNVESMGMRFGMMKDHRSITGDVIAFDGSILYLPVRLNEVVQLKSERKTDGQEIDIKIQMTKIIPPSSDLCLPFYNVVLRRVMKILGLKLVGRNHFDPTCAVILGKHRLQVWPGYATCFKRTDGGLYLSVDVTHKVLRNDSVLDVMHAIHQQSRESFQEVCTKELIGSIVITRYNNRTYRIDDIEWSKSPRDTFTLEDGTQTTFLDYYSKNYGITIKEQDQPLLMHRPKERAKPRGKVITGEILLLPELAFMTGIPDKMRKDFHVMKDLTQHINVGGEQHTQSLKQLLIKMNTIPEAQTELGRWGLEITTDILMTQARTLPQETICLQRASFQPAPDASWSREVTREASISCVPLNCWAIFYPRRAADQVEELVSTFGKVAAPMGLRLNRPTRVELRDDRTETYIKSIHSQLTSDPNLQLVICIITGNKDDLYNAIKKLCCVQSPVPSQAINARTISQPQKLRSVAQKILLQMNCKLGGELWSVNIPLKQLMVIGVDVHHDTSKKCRSVMGFVASLNSTLTRWYSRVFFQMPNEEIIVGFRACLLGALQKYHELNRSFPEKIVIYRDGVSEGQLKTVEHYEIPQILKCFETYQNYEPKLVFIVVQKRVSTTMYSFSGDRIGAPPPGTVLDHTVTSRDLMDFYLMAHSIRQGCGLPTHYISLYNTANLTPDHLQRLTFKMCHLYWNWPGTIRVPAPCKYAHKLAFLTGQSLHSEPAINLADKLFFL; from the exons ATGGATCCGAATAAACCACCATTTCCTGGAACCCCTGGTGCAGTCCACAAGCCAGAGGAAGCTCTCATTGGCCGTGGTCGCAGTCTGTTACTGCCACCAGGAGATGCAAGCTTTGGGAGAGGCAGGGGCTTTGAGCTCATGGCCAGTGCACCAGGTGGTCAGTTTGGTAGAGGGTTGATTTACCCAGGCAGTGAACCCTCTACAGGACTAGCAAGGGGACTGCCTTTGCCTTCAGATGATGGAGGCATGGGCCGTGCCAGAGGGCTGTTTCTTCAAGCTGTTCAACCATCAGTAGGGCTTGGCAGAGCGGCACTCCTTCACGTGGAACCCAGTGTGATGCCAACTCCTCTGGCTCAGCCCGCTAAACCAGATTCGCCTCAAGGCATGCCATCACTGCAAgctgaagaggaggagatggccAAGAAAAGCCAAGAGGAG GTCGCAGTGACGACTCCTGGCTCTTCCCTGGTCTCCATGTTCAGAGGCATGGGCATCGAGTCCTCCCGGACCACCTGGGGAAGAGGAATTATGCCTGGGG tgagtagaggtgcaAGAGGAGATTTTGGAGCAGAACCTGTGACACCCCAAGTGGGTGTAAGCTCAGCCATCGGTTCCGAAGGAGACGGACCAGTGAAAGAGGAGATGGGCCGTGGCAGCAG CTGGCTCGGGCGAGGACTTGTTGGAGCAGGCCGTGCCACTGTTCCCACCATGGGCATTGGCAGAGGGCCCACCTCTTCGTCCATGCTCCCCCCGGGCCCAGCGGCCATCTCTGCTGGCCTCAGCCCTCCCCTGACCGGCTCCCCTCCCAAAGAACCCCCTATGCACCCCGAGGGCTCTCCACCAAAAGCCCCTTTACAGATGGAGGCCTCACG AGAGCCACTACAGAAGGCCGGTACTAAGGGTAATCCTGTTAGGGTTGGATCAAACTACATTGCTATTGGATGTAAGAATGATGCTGTGTACCAGTATCACGTAACCTTCAC CCCAAATGTTGAATCCATGGGAATGAGATTTGGAATGATGAAAGATCACCGCTCCATTACTGGGGATGTGATCGCTTTTGATGGCTCAATCCTCTATCTCCCTGTTCGCCTCAACGAG GTGGTGCAACTGAAAAGTGAGAGGAAGACCGATGGTCAGGAAATTGACATTAAGATCCAGATGACTAAGATCATTCCCCCTAGCTCTGATCTTTGCCTCCCATTCTACAATGTTGTGCTGAGGAG GGTAATGAAAATCTTGGGATTGAAATTGGTCGGGCGAAATCATTTTGACCCCACCTGTGCTGTTATTCTTGGAAAGCACAG ACTTCAGGTGTGGCCTGGATATGCCACCTGCTTCAAACGCACAGACGGAGGCCTGTATCTGTCCGTGGATGTGACCCACAAAGTGCTGCGGAACGACTCTGTTCTGGATGTCAT gcaTGCCATTCACCAGCAGAGCCGAGAGAGTTTCCAGGAGGTGTGCACCAAAGAGCTCATCGGCAGCATCGTCATCACTCGCTACAACAACCGCACCTATCGCATTGATGACATTGAGTGGTCGAAGTCCCCAAGAGACACCTTTACCCTGGAGGATGGAACCCAGACCACTTTCTTGGACTACTACAG CAAAAACTATGGCATTACCATCAAAGAACAAGATCAGCCTCTCCTCATGCATCGTCCAAAAGAAAGGGCAAAGCCGCGGGGAAAG GTTATAACAGGAGAGATTCTTCTGCTGCCTGAGTTGGCCTTCATGACTGGGATTCCAGACAAGATGAGGAAGGATTTCCATGTCATGAAG GACCTCACACAGCACATTAATGTGGGTGGCGAGCAGCACACCCAGTCCCTGAAGCAGCTGCTCATCAAGATGAACACCATTCCAGAAGCCCAGACCGAGCTGGGTCGCTGGGGGCTTGAGATAACCACGGACATCCTCATG ACTCAAGCGAGGACTCTGCCTCAAGAGACCATCTGCCTTCAAAGGGCCTCCTTCCAGCCAGCCCCTGATGCCAGCTGGTCCAGAGAGGTGACCAGAGAAGCCTCTATCAGCTGT GTCCCTCTGAATTGCTGGGCCATCTTCTACCCGCGGCGGGCTGCTGATCAGGTCGAGGAGCTGGTGAGCACCTTTGGGAAGGTGGCGGCGCCTATGGGCCTCAGGCTGAACCGACCCACGCGCGTGGAGCTCAGGGACGACCGTACTGAGACCTACATCAAAAGCATCCACTCCCAGCTTACCAGTGAT CCTAATTTACAGTTGGTGATTTGCATTATAACGGGCAACAAAGATGACCTCTACAATGCCATCAAGAAACTGTGCTGTGTCCAGAGCCCAGTACCTTCACAG GCCATCAATGCACGGACCATCTCCCAGCCTCAAAAGCTGAGGAGTGTCGCTCAGAAAATCCTGCTTCAGATGAACTGTAAACTAGGAGGAGAGCTTTGGTCAGTGAATATCCCATTG AAACAACTGATGGTTATAGGGGTCGATGTTCATCATGACACCAGCAAGAAGTGCCGCTCTGTCATGGGATTTGTAGCCAGTCTGAACag CACGCTGACCAGATGGTATTCCAGGGTGTTTTTCCAAATGCCTAATGAGGAGATCATCGTTGGGTTCAGGGCATGCCTGCTGGGAGCCCTGCAAAAATATCATGAG CTGAACCGCAGCTTCCCAGAAAAGATTGTGATCTATCGGGATGGTGTCTCTGAGGGTCAGCTCAAAACGGTTGAGCACTATGAAATCCCACAGATTCTCAAGTGCTTTGAGACGTACCAAAACTATGAGCCCAAGCTGGTCTTCATCGTGGTCCAGAAGCGGGTCAGCACCACCATGTACTCATTCTCAGGGGACCGGATTGGGGCACCTCCCCCTGGTACAGTCCTGGATCACACAGTCACCAGCAGAGACTT GATGGATTTCTATCTGATGGCTCACAGCATTCGCCAAGGTTGTGGTCTTCCTACCCACTACATCTCACTGTACAACACAGCCAACCTCACTCCAGACCACTTGCAAAG GCTGACCTTCAAGATGTGCCATTTGTACTGGAATTGGCCTGGCACCATTCGGGTGCCGGCACCATGCAAGTATGCCCACAAACTGGCATTTCTCACTGGTCAGTCCCTCCACTCTGAGCCTGCCATTAACCTGGCTGATAAGCTATTCTTCCTGTGA